In Liquorilactobacillus nagelii DSM 13675, the following proteins share a genomic window:
- a CDS encoding putative polysaccharide biosynthesis protein, with protein MSINSQSGVTASENTAKEKMLRGSAWMTAGSVFSRVLGAIYIIPWYAWFGKDNLAANALYTKGYTVYSVFLMISIAGIPSAVAKQVAHYNAQNEYAVGQRLYKKSLILMLAIGLLSALLMWYLAPLLSLGEADVIPVFRSLALALILIPVMSLTRGFFQGYQDMFPSAMSQLVEQIARIIYMLAATYIIMQVMHSNYQLGVIHSTFAAFIGALGGLAILGWYYWRKHRELKQFATESAGQLQISDRRLITDLLLQSVPFVLIGASTTLYNQLDYFTFKPTMIMLSHTSLKTINDLYAIFAGNDNKLIMIVVALASAMAATAVPLLSEAYTKNDQKKIAIQLADALELFFIVMLPCSLGMAAVAKPLYIVFYQYNLTGIYILSFSAYVALPIGLFIVLSSLMQGIYQNKKAVKYFIIGFLVKILVQIPLTLWLQAFGPVMATGIGMMVSNILMLRYFYYRYHLDLDRLQRRFDGLLLFSFATFAAALLIVLAASLVVNLEYRLWAFLVLVIAATVGAWIYLYLCLKTRLADKIIGARVSRLRKLLHIK; from the coding sequence ATGTCAATTAATTCACAATCTGGTGTAACAGCGAGTGAAAATACAGCGAAAGAAAAAATGCTCCGAGGATCGGCTTGGATGACGGCCGGAAGCGTTTTTTCGCGAGTTTTGGGTGCAATATATATCATTCCATGGTATGCGTGGTTTGGCAAAGATAATTTAGCTGCTAATGCTTTGTACACCAAAGGGTATACTGTTTATAGTGTTTTTTTGATGATTTCAATTGCGGGGATTCCGTCAGCTGTTGCAAAACAAGTAGCCCATTATAATGCGCAAAATGAATACGCGGTTGGTCAACGGCTTTATAAAAAATCATTAATATTGATGCTAGCAATCGGACTTCTAAGTGCTCTTTTGATGTGGTATTTGGCACCTTTGCTTTCATTAGGTGAAGCAGATGTTATTCCGGTTTTTCGTTCCTTAGCCTTAGCTTTGATTTTGATTCCTGTAATGAGTTTGACACGAGGATTTTTTCAAGGATATCAGGATATGTTTCCATCGGCAATGTCTCAACTAGTTGAGCAAATTGCGCGGATTATTTATATGTTAGCAGCTACTTATATAATTATGCAAGTCATGCACAGTAATTACCAACTAGGGGTTATCCATTCAACTTTTGCAGCTTTCATTGGTGCTTTGGGTGGTTTAGCAATTCTTGGGTGGTATTATTGGCGCAAACATCGAGAGCTAAAACAATTTGCAACTGAAAGTGCTGGTCAGTTACAGATTAGTGATCGACGTTTAATCACTGATTTACTGTTGCAGTCAGTTCCATTTGTTTTGATTGGAGCTTCAACTACTTTGTATAACCAGTTGGATTATTTTACTTTTAAACCAACGATGATTATGCTTTCCCATACTAGCTTAAAGACAATCAATGATTTATATGCGATTTTTGCAGGTAATGATAATAAGTTGATTATGATTGTAGTAGCGTTAGCTTCTGCAATGGCGGCGACGGCTGTTCCATTGCTATCTGAGGCGTATACTAAAAATGATCAAAAAAAGATTGCGATCCAACTAGCAGATGCCTTGGAATTATTTTTTATTGTGATGCTGCCATGTTCTTTAGGAATGGCAGCAGTTGCTAAACCGTTATATATCGTTTTTTATCAGTATAATTTGACTGGAATTTATATTTTAAGCTTCTCGGCTTACGTGGCTTTGCCAATTGGGTTGTTCATTGTTTTGTCCTCGTTGATGCAAGGAATTTATCAAAACAAAAAGGCAGTTAAGTATTTTATAATTGGTTTCTTAGTGAAGATCTTAGTACAGATTCCACTGACACTTTGGTTGCAAGCTTTTGGTCCAGTCATGGCTACAGGAATTGGAATGATGGTTTCTAATATTTTGATGTTACGTTACTTCTACTATCGGTATCATCTTGATTTGGATCGATTACAGCGGCGGTTTGATGGTCTGTTGCTTTTCTCATTCGCAACATTTGCAGCAGCGTTATTAATAGTTCTAGCGGCTTCATTAGTTGTTAATCTTGAATATCGCTTGTGGGCATTTTTAGTATTAGTGATTGCTGCTACGGTGGGAGCTTGGATATATCTATACCTTTGTTTAAAAACACGCTTGGCAGACAAAATTATTGGTGCTCGTGTTTCACGGTTAAGAAAATTATTGCATATTAAATGA
- the purE gene encoding 5-(carboxyamino)imidazole ribonucleotide mutase, with product MANGGIKLNQQVSVVMGSISDWETMKPAATILADFGIKFEKKVISAHRMPAEMFSFAQQAADRGIKVIIAGAGGAAHLPGMLAANTTLPVIGVPVKTHALNGMDSLLSIVQMPAGVPVATTAIGVAGAKNAALLAIEILGIENASLIAKLVEFRQSQHDAALESGEKLD from the coding sequence ATGGCAAATGGAGGGATCAAATTGAATCAACAAGTCAGTGTAGTTATGGGGAGTATCTCAGATTGGGAAACAATGAAACCAGCCGCAACAATTTTAGCTGATTTCGGAATAAAATTTGAAAAAAAAGTTATCTCAGCTCATCGAATGCCAGCGGAGATGTTTTCTTTTGCCCAACAAGCAGCAGACCGTGGAATAAAAGTAATTATTGCTGGAGCAGGTGGAGCAGCTCACTTACCAGGAATGCTTGCTGCTAATACGACTTTGCCGGTGATTGGTGTACCGGTTAAAACTCATGCACTTAATGGAATGGATTCACTTTTGTCAATTGTCCAGATGCCAGCAGGAGTGCCAGTTGCTACGACGGCCATTGGCGTTGCGGGGGCTAAGAATGCGGCTTTATTGGCAATTGAAATCTTAGGAATTGAAAATGCATCATTGATTGCTAAGTTAGTTGAATTTCGTCAAAGCCAACATGATGCAGCTTTAGAAAGTGGTGAAAAACTTGACTGA
- a CDS encoding aspartate aminotransferase family protein, whose product MTTNKELLAAEAGALAKTARIKYFDIVIDSGKGALLKDVEGHTYLDLLASASSTNTGHAHPKVVAAIQQQAAKIIQYTPAYFANSPAAELAQKLADIAPISGPVKVAWGNSGSDANDGIIKFARAFTGRQYLVSFMGAYHGSTYGSLSTSAVSLNMARKIGPLLPGVVKVPYPDPWHRLPDESETAFVDRMFAAFLEPFKTYLPAEETAVIMMEPIQGDGGIAKAPTEFVKRVADFAHQHGILFAVDEVNQGLGRTGKMWSIQHFGIEPDLMSVGKSIASGLPLSAVVGRAEVMDSLPAPGHLFTTSGNPVTTAAALATLDVIQEENLPERSARLGKLAADFFAEQAEKHAFIGNWRMYGLDGGIDIVDPQTKAADPVATTKLIYRIFQLGAIMISLKENILRFQPPLVITEKQLQQAFAILAQAFAELEMGKLVLPENAAQIGW is encoded by the coding sequence GTGACGACAAATAAAGAACTTTTAGCTGCTGAAGCGGGAGCCTTAGCTAAAACGGCCCGAATTAAATATTTTGATATCGTGATTGATTCGGGTAAGGGTGCATTGTTAAAAGATGTGGAAGGTCATACGTATCTTGACTTGTTAGCTAGTGCGTCCTCAACAAACACTGGTCATGCTCATCCTAAAGTTGTTGCAGCCATTCAACAGCAGGCAGCAAAAATTATTCAATATACGCCGGCTTATTTTGCTAATTCTCCTGCAGCTGAGTTAGCGCAAAAGCTAGCTGATATTGCACCGATTAGTGGACCAGTAAAGGTTGCCTGGGGAAATTCAGGTTCAGATGCTAATGATGGAATTATCAAATTTGCACGGGCTTTTACTGGTCGCCAGTATCTGGTCAGTTTCATGGGGGCCTATCATGGGTCAACTTATGGTTCTTTATCAACTTCAGCTGTTAGTTTAAATATGGCTCGTAAAATTGGCCCGTTACTTCCTGGAGTTGTAAAGGTACCTTATCCTGACCCTTGGCATCGGTTGCCAGATGAAAGTGAGACAGCATTTGTTGATCGAATGTTTGCTGCATTCCTTGAACCTTTCAAAACATATCTACCGGCTGAGGAAACGGCAGTAATAATGATGGAACCAATTCAAGGTGATGGTGGCATTGCTAAGGCACCAACCGAATTCGTCAAACGGGTGGCTGATTTTGCTCATCAGCATGGAATTTTATTTGCAGTTGATGAAGTTAATCAAGGATTGGGTCGAACTGGTAAAATGTGGTCAATTCAACATTTTGGAATTGAACCAGATTTAATGTCAGTTGGAAAATCAATTGCTTCTGGCCTACCTCTAAGTGCAGTTGTTGGACGGGCTGAAGTTATGGATTCACTCCCAGCGCCGGGACATTTATTTACTACTTCTGGCAATCCAGTGACAACTGCGGCCGCTTTGGCAACTCTCGATGTAATTCAGGAAGAAAACTTGCCAGAACGTTCAGCTCGTTTAGGCAAGTTAGCGGCAGATTTTTTTGCAGAACAAGCTGAAAAGCATGCTTTTATTGGAAATTGGCGGATGTATGGTCTTGATGGTGGAATTGACATTGTTGATCCACAGACGAAAGCAGCTGATCCGGTTGCAACGACAAAGTTAATTTATCGGATTTTTCAATTAGGTGCAATCATGATTAGCTTGAAGGAAAATATTTTGCGTTTTCAACCGCCGTTAGTAATTACAGAAAAACAGTTGCAGCAAGCTTTTGCGATTTTGGCACAAGCTTTTGCCGAACTTGAGATGGGAAAACTGGTTTTACCAGAAAATGCAGCACAGATTGGCTGGTAA
- a CDS encoding acetate/propionate family kinase gives MAKILAINAGSSSLKFKLFEMPAEKVLASGVFERIGLAQGKIKIKSTTGVYTSEEPLTDHSYAVKRLLELMRELKIIIDFNEIIGVGHRVVAGGEYFKKSVIVNGQVIRRINDLAEYAPIHNPANLMGIKAFRKLLPKAVSVAVFDTSFHQTIPKTNYLYSVPYDWYHKYGVRRYGAHGTSHRYVASLAAKLMQRPLNELKLISCHLGAGASLCAIKNGKSFDTSMGFTPLTGITMATRSGDTDVAMISFMMQKLNMHSMPEVIYDLNKKSGLLGISGVSSDMRDILAAAEQKNERAQLAIDIFVKDIVKYIGAYTAEMGGLDGLIFTAGIGENSPEIRELVTQRIAYLGIDLDQKLNQVRGKPVIISQPASKVEVMTIPTNEELMIARDVEELIKESSVKKAANF, from the coding sequence ATGGCAAAAATTTTGGCAATTAATGCTGGTAGTTCTAGTTTGAAATTTAAACTATTTGAAATGCCTGCGGAGAAGGTTTTAGCAAGTGGGGTCTTTGAGAGAATCGGTTTGGCGCAAGGAAAAATTAAGATTAAGTCAACAACTGGTGTTTACACAAGTGAAGAGCCGTTAACGGATCATTCATACGCTGTTAAGCGCTTACTTGAATTGATGAGAGAACTTAAAATAATTATTGATTTTAATGAAATTATTGGAGTTGGACACCGCGTAGTTGCTGGTGGAGAATATTTTAAAAAATCAGTTATTGTTAATGGACAAGTTATTCGGCGGATCAATGATTTGGCAGAATATGCTCCTATTCATAATCCGGCTAATCTGATGGGAATTAAGGCTTTTCGTAAATTGTTACCTAAGGCTGTTTCAGTTGCAGTTTTTGATACTTCTTTTCATCAGACAATTCCCAAGACAAATTATTTATATAGTGTACCGTATGACTGGTATCACAAATATGGTGTCCGACGTTATGGGGCGCATGGTACTAGCCATCGATACGTTGCTAGTCTGGCAGCTAAATTAATGCAGCGGCCATTAAATGAATTAAAATTAATTAGTTGCCACCTAGGAGCTGGTGCTTCTTTATGTGCAATCAAAAACGGCAAGTCTTTTGATACTTCGATGGGCTTTACTCCATTAACCGGAATTACGATGGCTACTCGTTCTGGAGATACTGATGTAGCAATGATTTCATTTATGATGCAAAAATTAAATATGCATTCAATGCCTGAAGTAATTTATGATTTGAATAAAAAATCTGGTTTGCTGGGAATTTCTGGTGTCTCCTCTGACATGAGGGATATTTTGGCGGCTGCAGAACAAAAGAATGAACGGGCTCAGCTAGCTATTGATATATTTGTCAAAGATATTGTCAAATATATTGGAGCATACACAGCTGAAATGGGTGGTTTGGACGGTTTGATCTTTACAGCTGGTATTGGAGAAAATTCACCGGAAATCAGAGAATTAGTAACTCAGAGAATAGCCTATCTAGGAATTGATCTTGATCAAAAGCTTAATCAGGTGCGCGGCAAACCAGTCATTATTTCACAGCCAGCTTCAAAAGTGGAGGTAATGACAATCCCCACTAATGAAGAATTGATGATTGCGCGCGATGTTGAAGAATTGATTAAAGAATCAAGCGTAAAAAAAGCAGCAAATTTCTAA
- a CDS encoding NAD(P)H-hydrate dehydratase — protein sequence MKLIKPDILKQVVKVRPANSYKGTFGRIVTIGGNLNYGGAIIMTTSAAVHAGAGLVTCACNSANLTALHTIVPEAMFLDYKNRPSLLNAVQSADVIVIGPGLGNDSLASDLLLQVLSQITGKQQLIIDGSALTILSQQENWPKLLPQQTILTPHQMEWQRLSGIRIADQNDLEQNLHVQQQTGATIVLKKNGTVIYHPDQTTAKLTIGGPYMATGGMGDTLAGIIAAFLGQFKNSPTKLVIEAAVYCHSAVAQQLAENNYVVLPTSIIAALPQFMQKVVNS from the coding sequence ATGAAATTGATTAAACCTGATATCCTAAAACAAGTAGTTAAAGTGCGTCCAGCAAATAGCTATAAAGGTACTTTTGGTCGCATTGTGACAATCGGTGGTAATCTAAATTATGGTGGGGCAATTATTATGACTACAAGCGCTGCCGTTCATGCCGGAGCTGGTTTAGTAACCTGTGCCTGTAATTCGGCCAATTTGACTGCTTTACATACAATTGTTCCAGAAGCAATGTTTCTCGACTACAAAAATCGCCCAAGCTTATTAAACGCCGTTCAGTCGGCTGATGTAATTGTAATTGGTCCTGGTTTAGGTAATGATTCCTTAGCTAGCGATTTATTATTACAAGTTTTAAGCCAAATTACTGGCAAACAACAACTAATCATTGATGGTTCAGCATTAACTATTTTAAGCCAACAAGAAAATTGGCCTAAATTGTTACCCCAACAAACAATTCTGACTCCACACCAGATGGAATGGCAACGATTAAGTGGCATTAGGATAGCAGACCAAAACGATCTTGAGCAAAATTTGCATGTCCAACAACAAACCGGAGCTACCATTGTACTTAAAAAAAATGGTACAGTAATTTATCATCCAGATCAAACCACTGCTAAATTAACAATTGGCGGCCCTTATATGGCAACTGGGGGAATGGGCGATACACTTGCCGGAATAATAGCTGCCTTTTTAGGCCAATTTAAAAATTCTCCTACTAAGCTAGTTATTGAAGCTGCCGTTTATTGCCATAGTGCAGTTGCACAACAACTTGCTGAGAATAATTATGTTGTCTTACCAACTTCCATTATTGCTGCTTTGCCCCAATTTATGCAAAAAGTTGTTAATTCCTAA
- a CDS encoding universal stress protein: MQQTYRDILVPVDGSKNSEHALEQAVEIAKRNQGKIEILNVIDIRNFSNAFGSMMDASGDVVYSSFNSVEEYLNMLKEKIIKKYDFNRVRVHARFGSPRVVIANDFLRDYPIDLIVMGKTGSNPVERFLIGSVTDFVTRSASCDVIIIHQ, encoded by the coding sequence ATGCAGCAAACTTATCGTGATATTTTGGTACCAGTTGATGGTTCAAAGAACTCTGAGCATGCTTTAGAGCAGGCAGTTGAAATCGCCAAAAGAAATCAAGGAAAAATTGAAATTTTAAATGTAATTGATATTAGAAATTTTAGTAATGCTTTTGGAAGTATGATGGATGCTAGTGGGGATGTGGTTTATTCATCATTCAACTCAGTTGAAGAATATTTAAATATGTTGAAAGAAAAAATTATTAAAAAGTATGATTTTAATCGGGTGAGAGTACATGCGCGATTTGGCTCACCACGCGTAGTTATTGCAAATGATTTTTTACGTGATTACCCAATTGACTTGATTGTAATGGGCAAAACAGGCTCAAATCCAGTTGAGCGCTTTTTGATTGGTTCAGTAACAGATTTTGTAACTCGTTCAGCCAGTTGCGACGTAATCATCATTCATCAATAA
- a CDS encoding APC family permease, which translates to MGKLFSRLTLKENPNVYQDKDSHLKQVLTVKDFLALGVGTIVSTSIFTLPGVVAAQHAGPAVALSFLVAAIVAGLVAFAYAEMASAMPFAGSAYSWINVIFGEFFGWVAGWALLAEYFIAVAFVASGLSANLQGLLQPLGFTMPKQLASAFGTNGGMVDVIAVIVVVLVALLLSHGASEAARVENLLVVLKVLAILLFVFVGMTALKAANYVPFIPAYHQNADGSAFGGWQGIYAGVSSIFLSYIGFDSIAANSAEAKNPQKTMPRGILGSLAIAVVLFVSVSLVLVGMFKYTAYANNAEPVGWALRESGHGTIATVVQSVAVVGMFTALIGMMLAGSRLLYSFGRDGMLPKWLGKLNDNDLPNHALLVLSIVGIILGAVFPFAFLAQLVSAGTLIAFMFVSLGVYALRPREGKDLPVPSFKMPLYPVLPTIAFLGAFLVFWGLDKDAKLYALFWFIFGMILYFSYGIRHSYLAKSQRSDNRDDK; encoded by the coding sequence ATGGGTAAATTGTTTAGCAGGTTAACTTTAAAAGAGAATCCGAATGTTTATCAAGATAAGGATTCGCATTTGAAACAGGTTCTGACAGTCAAAGACTTTTTGGCTTTAGGGGTCGGAACGATTGTTTCAACGTCGATTTTTACATTACCAGGGGTGGTTGCTGCTCAGCATGCTGGTCCAGCGGTCGCACTGTCATTTTTGGTTGCTGCTATTGTAGCCGGTTTGGTTGCATTTGCCTATGCTGAAATGGCATCAGCAATGCCTTTTGCTGGTTCAGCATATTCTTGGATTAATGTTATTTTTGGAGAGTTTTTTGGTTGGGTTGCTGGCTGGGCTTTGCTGGCTGAATATTTTATTGCGGTTGCCTTTGTAGCTTCCGGACTTTCAGCTAATCTTCAAGGATTATTGCAACCGCTGGGCTTTACAATGCCCAAGCAGTTAGCTAGTGCCTTTGGAACAAATGGCGGTATGGTTGACGTAATTGCAGTTATTGTTGTTGTTCTGGTAGCTCTGTTATTATCGCATGGTGCTTCGGAAGCAGCGCGCGTTGAAAACTTGTTAGTTGTGCTGAAAGTTTTAGCAATTTTATTGTTCGTTTTTGTTGGAATGACTGCGCTAAAAGCTGCAAACTATGTTCCATTTATTCCTGCTTATCATCAAAACGCTGATGGTTCAGCTTTTGGTGGCTGGCAAGGAATCTATGCTGGTGTATCGTCGATCTTCTTATCTTATATTGGATTTGATTCGATCGCAGCAAACTCAGCTGAAGCTAAAAATCCACAAAAAACGATGCCACGCGGAATTTTGGGTTCATTAGCAATTGCAGTTGTTTTATTTGTCAGCGTTTCTTTAGTTTTAGTTGGTATGTTCAAATATACGGCATATGCTAATAATGCTGAACCAGTTGGTTGGGCTTTACGTGAGAGTGGCCATGGAACAATTGCGACCGTTGTTCAATCAGTTGCAGTTGTGGGAATGTTTACCGCTCTGATTGGCATGATGCTGGCAGGTTCTCGTTTACTTTATTCATTTGGGCGTGATGGTATGTTGCCAAAATGGTTAGGAAAATTAAATGATAATGATTTGCCGAATCATGCACTACTGGTGTTATCAATTGTTGGAATTATTTTGGGAGCCGTGTTTCCATTTGCTTTTTTGGCACAATTAGTTTCAGCTGGGACGTTGATTGCCTTTATGTTTGTTTCGTTGGGAGTTTATGCATTGCGTCCACGCGAAGGCAAAGATTTGCCGGTACCTAGCTTTAAAATGCCATTGTACCCAGTTTTGCCGACGATTGCTTTCCTAGGAGCCTTTTTGGTTTTCTGGGGCTTAGATAAAGATGCTAAGCTATATGCGCTTTTCTGGTTTATTTTTGGAATGATTCTGTATTTTTCATATGGTATTCGACATTCTTATTTAGCAAAAAGTCAAAGAAGTGATAATCGTGACGACAAATAA
- a CDS encoding amino acid permease, translating into MKNELSRGLTHRHIQMIAIGGAIGTGLFLGSGSAIKAAGPAIILAYLIAGIICFFMMRAIGELVLSDLKLTSFIDFVRRYLGDRFEFIIGWTYWLCWESLAMADLTASGIYLRYWFPVIPQWVTPLIIILVLLGFNLLSVGVYGELESWFASIKVLAIVALIITGVILLLLGANVGGHQVSLGNLVNYGGFFPKGFKGFLAAFPMVIFAFTGIEMVGLTSGETEDPKHDLPRAINSLPIRIGLFYLGSMFVLMCIYPWNEITTTSSPFVQVFAGIGVKMAAGVINFVVLTAALSACNSAIFSTSRTLYVLSRTKKAPASFGTTSNRSVPVKSLLFSSLTLLVIVLLNYVVPKTVFEIISGVATVSFIFVWIVLMICHYRCRKAKDTKNKTFKMPLFPFSNYLTVIFFLMVTVLLAFEKSTLISLIFAAVWFAGLSLIYTLIIKKSQFSKNNVK; encoded by the coding sequence ATGAAAAATGAATTGTCGCGTGGGCTGACTCATCGCCATATTCAGATGATTGCCATTGGAGGAGCGATTGGTACTGGTCTTTTCTTGGGATCAGGCAGCGCAATCAAAGCAGCAGGGCCAGCTATTATTTTGGCTTATTTGATTGCTGGTATAATTTGTTTCTTTATGATGCGAGCAATTGGTGAATTAGTGTTATCTGATTTGAAATTAACTTCATTTATCGATTTTGTTCGGCGCTATTTAGGTGATCGGTTTGAATTTATTATTGGCTGGACTTATTGGCTTTGTTGGGAAAGTTTAGCGATGGCTGATTTAACGGCCAGTGGCATATATTTACGCTACTGGTTTCCAGTAATTCCTCAGTGGGTAACGCCATTGATTATCATTTTAGTACTATTAGGATTTAATTTATTGAGCGTTGGTGTTTATGGAGAACTGGAGTCATGGTTCGCTAGTATTAAGGTTTTGGCAATTGTTGCTCTAATTATAACTGGGGTAATTTTATTATTGCTTGGTGCCAATGTGGGTGGTCATCAAGTTTCTTTAGGCAACTTAGTCAATTATGGTGGCTTTTTTCCTAAGGGATTTAAAGGATTCTTAGCTGCTTTTCCGATGGTTATTTTTGCTTTTACTGGAATTGAAATGGTTGGATTAACTTCGGGTGAAACGGAAGATCCTAAGCATGATCTGCCACGGGCAATTAACAGTTTGCCAATTAGAATTGGATTGTTTTATTTAGGCTCAATGTTTGTTTTAATGTGTATTTATCCCTGGAATGAAATTACGACAACGTCAAGTCCATTTGTACAAGTTTTTGCGGGAATTGGGGTTAAAATGGCCGCTGGAGTGATTAATTTTGTTGTTTTGACGGCAGCTTTGTCTGCTTGCAATAGCGCTATTTTTAGTACTAGTCGAACTTTATATGTTTTATCGCGTACCAAAAAAGCTCCAGCATCATTTGGAACAACAAGTAATCGCAGTGTTCCGGTAAAATCATTACTTTTCTCGTCATTGACTTTGCTGGTAATTGTGCTGTTGAACTATGTAGTTCCAAAAACAGTTTTTGAAATTATTTCGGGGGTAGCCACAGTTAGTTTTATTTTTGTTTGGATTGTGCTAATGATCTGTCATTATCGCTGTCGTAAAGCAAAAGATACTAAAAATAAAACTTTTAAAATGCCATTATTTCCTTTTTCAAATTATTTAACAGTAATTTTCTTTTTAATGGTTACAGTGTTATTAGCTTTCGAAAAAAGTACTTTAATTTCGCTAATTTTTGCTGCTGTTTGGTTTGCAGGATTGAGTTTAATTTACACTTTGATAATAAAAAAGTCACAGTTTTCTAAAAATAACGTAAAGTGA
- a CDS encoding nucleotidyltransferase family protein, giving the protein MNNKQQLIEFLSTQTEIQEIFTILKQQQINEAVLTAGAVRNLVWDKLTQQKYNILQENIDILFADQGLSYEKLLTKKAIINQKYSKYLWNIQNVRQNNSTSHQPFGNSVENALMTIPETCSAVGVSISKQGEFEILAPFGLDDLFNFEIHPNPTWLNNKAKMAAYQRRLNWKNWLDRWPNLKTYSK; this is encoded by the coding sequence TTGAACAATAAACAACAACTAATTGAGTTTCTATCAACTCAAACAGAAATTCAAGAAATTTTTACAATTCTAAAACAGCAACAAATAAATGAAGCGGTTTTGACCGCAGGCGCAGTCCGTAATTTAGTTTGGGATAAGCTTACTCAGCAAAAGTACAACATTCTGCAAGAAAACATTGACATTCTTTTTGCAGATCAAGGTTTGTCTTACGAAAAACTATTGACTAAAAAGGCCATTATTAATCAGAAATATTCAAAATATCTTTGGAATATTCAAAATGTTCGGCAAAATAATTCGACTAGTCACCAACCTTTTGGTAATTCTGTTGAAAATGCCCTAATGACAATTCCTGAAACCTGCAGTGCAGTTGGAGTAAGTATTTCTAAACAAGGAGAATTTGAAATTCTTGCTCCATTCGGACTTGACGACTTGTTCAATTTTGAGATTCATCCAAATCCAACTTGGTTAAATAATAAAGCTAAGATGGCAGCCTATCAACGACGCCTTAATTGGAAAAACTGGCTTGATCGTTGGCCAAACTTAAAAACTTATTCAAAATAA
- a CDS encoding universal stress protein produces the protein MTQPYQRILFATDQSENNITALERTAEYANKNNIQLDILYVLDPAIAGFGNTQIELSSESLYHLEEKSIGQLEIIKRRLIISGSSIYQVHVHLRIGDPRIIVAQEFPTEYQNDLIVLSSSRKNHLQRFFTGSVSSYVIKNAQADVVVMH, from the coding sequence ATGACCCAACCCTATCAAAGAATTTTATTTGCAACTGATCAATCAGAAAATAATATCACAGCTTTAGAGCGCACCGCTGAATATGCCAATAAAAACAATATCCAATTAGATATCTTATATGTGCTCGATCCTGCAATTGCCGGTTTTGGTAATACTCAGATTGAGCTTTCAAGCGAAAGCTTATATCATTTGGAAGAAAAGTCTATCGGCCAATTAGAAATAATCAAGCGGCGTTTAATTATTTCAGGTTCGTCAATATATCAAGTTCATGTTCATTTGCGAATTGGTGATCCCAGAATCATTGTTGCTCAGGAATTTCCCACTGAATACCAAAATGACTTAATTGTATTAAGTAGTTCTCGAAAAAATCATCTGCAGCGTTTTTTTACCGGATCAGTTTCCAGTTATGTAATTAAAAATGCCCAAGCCGATGTTGTCGTCATGCATTGA